The Lucilia cuprina isolate Lc7/37 chromosome 5, ASM2204524v1, whole genome shotgun sequence genome includes a window with the following:
- the LOC111690699 gene encoding pollen-specific leucine-rich repeat extensin-like protein 1, with protein sequence MNMIMDSGHPHTIQRASPVQECPQAKDLQISTTPPTPPNDDSYQGNTNNQLSPKTTTSPTTKSTLKRSFDVAFLMMPDERLKNNQVEKQRPQPQFYQQLNKQPEIMVKQDLRRYPQIMVKTPRIYDDPTLVISSPDWEATPLRSAFTKVPSRLESPGQPAPPLSPDQLSCSSMSPPVATTPPRSASASSNDIISIDSLPSSPTSMSPNMIYQNFRPEYSPNGAFHSVQTLQTQRLKQQLLYRPNLSQEQQSAAPPPPSSPPEFFPVYPGFPFPHGANNVPHPFAGIPHPELPRIVQNPAAAAILSTLIPPTLASTFTLTAQNVCAKCNISFRMTSDLVYHMRSHHKSEVATDPNRRKREEKLKCPVCQESFRERHHLTRHMTAHQDKESDQTNSTTNSSPNSSFAGNSSRHSSQRPTAYNK encoded by the coding sequence ATGAATATGATTATGGATAGCGGTCATCCACATACCATACAACGGGCATCACCTGTACAGGAGTGCCCACAAGCCAAGGATTTACAAATATCAACTACTCCACCAACACCACCCAACGATGATAGTTATCAAGGAAATACAAATAATCAATTATCACCAAAGACCACCACATCACCAACAACCAAAAGCACTTTGAAACGTTCATTTGATGTGGCATTTCTAATGATGCCCGATGAACGTTTGAAAAATAATCAAGTGGAAAAACAAAGGCCTCAGCCACAATTCTAtcaacaactaaataaacaacCAGAAATAATGGTAAAACAAGATTTGCGACGGTATCCACAAATAATGGTGAAAACTCCACGCATCTATGATGATCCAACGCTGGTAATAAGTTCACCCGATTGGGAAGCAACACCATTAAGAAGTGCATTTACCAAGGTTCCCTCACGCTTGGAATCACCTGGCCAGCCCGCTCCTCCTTTGAGTCCAGATCAGTTGAGTTGTTCTTCAATGAGTCCACCCGTCGCTACAACACCACCACGTTCTGCCAGCGCCAGTAGTAATGACATTATATCTATTGACAGTTTGCCTTCATCACCAACTAGCATGTCTCCCAATatgatttatcaaaattttcgaCCAGAATATTCACCAAATGGAGCTTTTCACTCGGTCCAGACACTACAGACGCAAAGACTAAAACAACAATTACTCTATCGACCGAATCTTAGTCAGGAACAACAGTCCGCAGCTCCACCACCACCTTCCAGTCCACCAGAATTTTTCCCTGTTTATCCAGGATTTCCATTTCCACATGGAGCTAATAATGTACCGCATCCATTTGCGGGTATTCCTCATCCGGAATTGCCTAGAATTGTTCAAAATCCTGCTGCTGCCGCCATACTCTCCACCCTGATACCCCCAACTTTGGCCTCAACTTTTACTCTTACGGCTCAGAATGTGTGTGCAAAGTGTAATATAAGTTTCCGTATGACTAGTGACCTGGTGTATCATATGCGTTCTCATCACAAAAGTGAAGTAGCGACGGATCCCAATCGGCGTAAGCGTGAGGAAAAACTTAAGTGTCCCGTTTGTCAGGAAAGCTTTCGAGAACGACATCATCTAACACGCCACATGACGGCCCATCAAGATAAGGAAAGTGACCAGACCAACAGCACCACTAATAGTTCTCCAAATAGTAGTTTTGCCGGCAATAGCTCTCGACATAGTAGTCAACGGCCTACAGCTTATAACAAATGA